A stretch of Larus michahellis chromosome Z, bLarMic1.1, whole genome shotgun sequence DNA encodes these proteins:
- the S100Z gene encoding LOW QUALITY PROTEIN: protein S100-Z (The sequence of the model RefSeq protein was modified relative to this genomic sequence to represent the inferred CDS: inserted 2 bases in 1 codon) — protein MDQVKIHFFSTSNNFSLQLALRPFPETGLWFGSCSMSLTXDLCPTALPLADMSTPLEDAMDTLIRIFHHYSGKEGDRYKLSKGELKELLTSELTDFLSGQKDPFLIDKIMKDLDSNKDNEVDFNEFVILVAALTVACNDYFEEQLKKEGF, from the exons ATGGATCaagtaaaaatccattttttcagTACTAGTAACAATTTCTCTCTACAGCTAGCTCTCCGACCCTTCCCTGAGACCGGTCTTTGGTTTGGCTCCTGTTCAATGTCACTGAC GGATCTTTGCCCCACAGCTCTCCCGCTCGCTGATATGTCCACACCGCTGGAGGATGCGATGGACACCTTGATCAGGATTTTCCATCACTACTCGGGCAAAGAAGGAGACAGATACAAGCTCAGTAAAGGAGAACTCAAGGAGCTCCTCACCAGCGAGCTCACTGACTTCCTTTCA ggCCAAAAGGACCCCTTTCTGATTGATAAGATTATGAAAGATCTGGACTCCAATAAAGACAATGAGGTGGATTTTAATGAATTTGTCATTCTGGTTGCTGCTTTGACTGTAGCATGTAATGATTACTTCGAAGAACAGCTAAagaaagaaggattttaa
- the F2RL1 gene encoding proteinase-activated receptor 2 — protein MAGRRGLCLLLLLLCALLRAAAPAESSGSSSSKGRSFAGQKVPNTNNATEELYKVDEFAAKALTGKLTTVFLPIVYTIVFIIGLPSNALALWVFFFRTKKKHPAVIYMVNLALADLLFVVWFPLKIAYHVNGNNWLFGEGLCKVLVGFFYGNMYCSILFMTCLSVQRYWVVVNPIVNSRKKSEIALGISLAIWILIVLGTIPLYLVNQTTYISNLNITTCYDVLPENVLARDMFKYFLSLAIGLFLIPALLTAVAYILMIKTLNASISDVSIGKKRKRAIKLIIVVLSMYLICFTPSNVLLVVHYLLLKTYSQSYLYVSYIVALCLSTLNSCIDPFIYYYISKDFRDNLKNALLCRSVRTTRRMQVSLSSGRYPKKSNSYSSNSNGTTKSTY, from the exons ATGGCTGGGCGCCGCGGGctgtgcctcctgctgctgctgctctgtgcgcTGCTGAGAGCCGCCGCTCCCGCAG agagTAGTGGAAGCAGCAGTTCAAAAGGAAGAAGTTTTGCTGGCCAGAAAGTTCCAAATACAAATAATGCCACTGAAGAATTATACAAAGTGGATGAATTTGCGGCAAAAGCCCTCACAGGAAAGCTGACTACAGTTTTTCTTCCCATTGTCTATACCATTGTCTTTATCATTGGTTTGCCAAGCAATGCCTTGGCCCTCTGGGTCTTTTTTTTCcgaacaaagaagaaacatccAGCTGTGATTTATATGGTTAACTTGGCATTGGCAGACCTTCTTTTTGTTGTCTGGTTCCCACTGAAGATTGCTTACCATGTAAATGGCAATAATTGGCTATTCGGTGAAGGTCTCTGCAAAGTACTTGTTGGATTTTTCTATGGAAATATGTACTGTTCCATTCTCTTTATGACATGTCTCAGTGTGCAACGATATTGGGTTGTAGTGAACCCCATAGTGAAttcaagaaagaaatctgaaattgcCTTGGGCATCTCCCTTGCTATCTGGATACTGATTGTGTTGGGCACCATTCCATTGTATCTTGTTAATCAGACAACATACATCTCAAATCTTAACATTACTACCTGCTATGATGTATTGCCTGAAAATGTTTTGGCTCGTGACATGTTCAAATATTTCCTCTCACTTGCAATTGGACTCTTCTTAATTCCAGCTCTCCTCACTGCTGTTGCTTACATACTAATGATTAAGACTCTGAATGCTTCCATCTCAGATGTAAGCATTGGGAAGAAACGAAAAAGAGCAATCAAACTCATTATCGTTGTCCTGTCTATGTATCTCATCTGTTTTACACCTAGCAATGTGCTGCTTGTTGTGCATTATTTGCTCCTCAAAACCTACAGCCAGAGCTATCTGTATGTGTCGTACATAGTTGCACTGTGTCTTTCTACTTTGAACAGTTGTATCGATCCATTCATCTATTACTATATTTCAAAAGACTTCAGAGACAACCTTAAAAATGCTCTTCTTTGCCGAAGTGTGCGAACTACACGGAGGATGCAAGTGTCTCTCTCATCGGGCAGGTATCCCAAGAAATCAAATTCATATTCTTCAAACTCAAATGGGACCACTAAATCAACCTACTGA